A single window of Candidatus Methylacidiphilales bacterium DNA harbors:
- a CDS encoding metal ABC transporter substrate-binding protein — MDSSNRLFCPLIFSLLAFAGCSPTPDGETPVNASAPVHRLKVVASFLPIYAHTSRVAGGSADVTMLLQSDSGPHDYQLAPDDMKRIADADLFVVNGGGIEAWLDDLVQAVGSPRLKVVDTGVGIVPSDVPEEITLGQSGQKHRHEHVHESEEGINPHYWLDPVHAISQVEVIRDALISADPNQGGSYQANAAAYILELQALHAAFQTALDTLPGKNLVTFHDAFPYFARRYGLNYVGFIEAFPEKDPSPRQLKALVDAIRRNQVKVLFAETGYAPAILRTLAAETGARVAELDTLEVGEPVPDAYLVRMRNNLRALQQAAP; from the coding sequence ATGGATTCGTCCAATCGCCTCTTTTGTCCATTGATCTTCAGTTTGTTGGCTTTTGCAGGGTGCTCGCCAACGCCCGATGGGGAAACTCCGGTCAATGCATCGGCCCCTGTTCATCGGCTCAAGGTGGTGGCTTCTTTTCTTCCCATCTACGCCCACACCTCGCGGGTGGCCGGTGGAAGCGCCGATGTGACCATGCTGCTCCAATCCGACAGCGGTCCGCATGACTACCAACTGGCTCCGGATGATATGAAGCGCATCGCTGACGCCGACCTGTTCGTCGTCAATGGTGGAGGCATCGAGGCCTGGTTGGATGATTTGGTGCAAGCGGTCGGAAGTCCGCGCTTGAAAGTGGTCGATACAGGGGTGGGCATCGTTCCCTCCGACGTTCCGGAGGAAATCACGTTGGGGCAATCGGGACAGAAGCATCGTCATGAACATGTCCACGAATCCGAAGAAGGCATCAACCCGCATTACTGGCTCGATCCGGTCCATGCCATCTCCCAAGTGGAAGTGATCCGGGACGCCCTGATTTCCGCTGATCCAAACCAAGGCGGGAGTTATCAGGCCAACGCCGCTGCCTACATATTGGAATTGCAGGCCCTGCATGCGGCATTCCAGACGGCCCTGGACACGCTCCCGGGGAAGAATCTGGTCACTTTCCATGATGCTTTCCCTTACTTTGCCCGCCGTTATGGATTGAATTATGTGGGGTTCATCGAGGCTTTTCCCGAAAAAGATCCCAGCCCGCGTCAACTGAAGGCACTGGTCGACGCCATCCGCCGGAACCAGGTCAAAGTGCTGTTTGCCGAAACCGGCTACGCCCCGGCGATTCTCCGGACCCTGGCCGCCGAGACCGGGGCCCGGGTGGCGGAGTTGGATACCCTGGAAGTGGGGGAACCCGTGCCCGACGCCTATCTGGTGCGGATGAGAAACAATTTGCGGGCGTTGCAGCAGGCGGCCCCCTGA
- a CDS encoding metal ABC transporter ATP-binding protein translates to MDTGQPLIELQDVGVAYGGAWALRHVSLNIQKGEILSLVGPNGAGKSTLLKTMMGFVQPAEGTVRLNTGRGVRSVGYVPQKLDIDKTVPFTVGELLTLNMPGTRFWFGGQTTGQRSQAVDVLHQLDACALIDRQIGQLSGGEFQRVMIAYALLQKPQVLLLDEPLTGVDKLGAELLEDLILQLRGERQLTLIIVSHDLHLVSHVSDRVLCLNQTPCGLGSPQEVLQDHLLDEIYGTRRRHHHQHRHSLAA, encoded by the coding sequence GTGGATACCGGGCAACCTTTGATCGAACTACAGGATGTTGGCGTCGCCTACGGCGGGGCCTGGGCGCTGCGTCATGTTTCCCTCAACATCCAGAAAGGAGAGATCCTCTCCCTGGTTGGTCCGAATGGCGCGGGCAAGTCCACCCTGCTCAAAACGATGATGGGTTTTGTCCAACCGGCCGAGGGCACCGTCCGCCTGAACACCGGGCGCGGGGTGCGCAGCGTGGGCTACGTTCCGCAGAAACTCGACATCGACAAGACGGTTCCTTTCACGGTGGGCGAACTCCTGACCCTGAATATGCCGGGCACCCGTTTCTGGTTCGGCGGACAAACCACCGGGCAGCGCAGCCAGGCCGTCGATGTCCTGCACCAGCTGGACGCCTGTGCCCTCATCGACCGCCAGATCGGCCAGCTCTCCGGCGGCGAATTCCAACGGGTCATGATCGCTTACGCCTTGTTGCAAAAGCCGCAGGTGCTCTTGCTGGATGAGCCCCTAACCGGGGTGGACAAACTCGGGGCCGAGCTCCTGGAGGATCTCATTTTGCAATTGCGAGGGGAACGCCAGCTCACCTTGATCATCGTTTCCCACGACCTCCACCTGGTCAGCCATGTCTCCGACCGTGTGCTATGTCTCAACCAGACCCCCTGCGGTCTTGGATCCCCCCAAGAAGTACTCCAGGACCACCTGCTCGATGAAATCTACGGCACCCGGCGCCGCCATCACCACCAGCACCGCCACAGCCTGGCCGCTTAG
- a CDS encoding metal ABC transporter permease produces the protein MHDFLQYEFLRNTLLAAMLLGPTCALLGVFVTLRGMAFFSDALAHSALTGVALGYLVQEIFHFQVPLLLVVLLFSFGLATVMAYFFEKTRLRADTIIAFSFTGSVALGVVVISALGKYRLIDGLLFGSIHANSRTDLVLQAVFCTGLVAFLLANVKPYALTILQPELARAQGVNMQRLNYFFAMAIAATVAMGMKMVGALLLSALIVVPPAAAKLVSGNFRGMLVIAPAFGLIAAVAGVTGSNSLGLPTGPTIVLTNVAVLLVCLVLSSLKKSPKVADTPLPN, from the coding sequence ATGCACGATTTCCTGCAATACGAATTCCTCCGCAACACGCTCCTTGCCGCCATGTTGTTGGGGCCCACCTGCGCTTTGCTGGGGGTGTTTGTCACCCTGCGCGGCATGGCCTTTTTCAGCGACGCCCTGGCGCATTCCGCGTTGACCGGGGTGGCCCTGGGGTACTTAGTGCAGGAGATTTTCCATTTCCAGGTTCCCTTGCTTTTGGTTGTTCTGCTCTTCAGCTTCGGACTGGCCACGGTCATGGCCTACTTTTTTGAGAAAACCCGCCTGCGCGCCGACACCATCATCGCCTTCAGTTTCACCGGCAGTGTCGCACTGGGTGTGGTGGTGATTTCCGCCCTGGGCAAATACCGACTCATCGATGGCCTCCTCTTTGGTTCGATCCATGCCAACAGCCGGACCGACCTGGTTCTCCAGGCGGTCTTCTGCACCGGGTTGGTGGCGTTTTTGCTGGCCAATGTCAAACCCTACGCCCTGACCATCCTCCAGCCCGAACTCGCCCGTGCCCAGGGGGTCAATATGCAGCGCTTGAACTACTTTTTCGCCATGGCCATCGCCGCCACCGTGGCCATGGGTATGAAAATGGTTGGTGCCCTGCTGCTCAGTGCCCTGATCGTCGTCCCCCCGGCCGCGGCCAAGCTGGTCTCGGGCAACTTCCGCGGCATGCTGGTTATCGCCCCCGCGTTCGGACTCATCGCCGCCGTTGCCGGTGTGACCGGCTCCAATTCCCTTGGATTACCCACCGGCCCGACCATCGTCCTGACCAACGTGGCGGTCCTTTTGGTTTGCCTCGTGCTTTCTTCCCTCAAAAAATCGCCCAAGGTCGCTGACACCCCGCTGCCCAATTGA